A window of the Fuscovulum sp. genome harbors these coding sequences:
- the gyrA gene encoding DNA gyrase subunit A, protein MKTAYLDYAMSVIVSRAIPDLRDGLKPVHRRILFAMQESGNTHDKSYRKSARPVGDTMGKYHPHGDSAIYDALVRMAQPFSMSLKLLDGQGNFGSMDGDAAAAMRYTEVRMDKPAAFLLADIDKDTVDFQDNYDGKDREPTVLPARFPNMLVNGAGGIAVGMATNIPPHNLGEVIDGTLALIDNPDLSTEALMDIIPAPDFPTGAVILGRSGARKAYLEGRGSVIIRAKTRVEEIRKDRFAIIIDEVPYQVNKARMIEIIAEMVRDKKIEGISNVADESDRIGVRVVIELKRDATPDVVLNQLYRFTPMQTSFGCNMLALNGGRPEQLTLRDFLTHFITFREEVVARRTAFELRKARERSHILCGLAVAVSNVDEVVRTIRASADAAEAREKLMTRRWPAHDIADYIRLIDDPSHTINEDGTYNLSEAQARAILDLRLQRLTALGVKEVTDELEELAAKIKDYLDILSSRDRIMGIISDELREVKALFAVPRRTEIQDWSGDMEDEDLIEREDMVVTITSGGYIKRTPLVEFRSQNRGGKGLSSMQTKEDDVVTTLFVANTHTPLLFFTTDGMVYKMKTWRLPLAGRTAKGKAIVNILPIATGVSIAALMPVDVPEEEWENLQIVFATSDGDVRQNDLSDFTNVKRNGKIAMNLPDGVFLVNAAIADENDDVMLVTAGGRAIRFPTTDIRVFKSRGSTGVRGIRLGESDTVVSMAIIRHFDATPEEREAYLKQRRLMAGAVEDEGEADEDEETVAAGQLSPERYAEMSAAEDLILTITSGGSGKLSSSHGYPIRGRGGMGVKAMDGAMRGGKLVASFPVEMSDQIMLATSTGQSIRVPVDQISFRSRSAGGVKVFNVGTDEEVVSVARVAEQGDDDA, encoded by the coding sequence ATGAAGACCGCCTATCTCGATTACGCCATGAGCGTGATCGTCTCCCGCGCGATCCCCGATCTGCGCGACGGTCTGAAACCGGTTCACCGCCGCATCCTGTTCGCGATGCAGGAATCCGGCAACACCCATGACAAATCCTATCGCAAATCCGCCCGCCCGGTCGGCGACACGATGGGGAAATACCACCCCCATGGCGATAGCGCGATTTACGATGCACTCGTCCGCATGGCACAGCCCTTTTCCATGTCGCTCAAGCTCTTGGATGGGCAGGGAAATTTCGGGTCCATGGACGGCGACGCCGCCGCGGCCATGCGCTACACCGAAGTGCGGATGGACAAACCCGCCGCCTTCCTTCTGGCCGATATCGACAAGGATACCGTCGATTTTCAGGACAACTACGATGGCAAGGACCGTGAACCCACCGTCCTTCCCGCCCGTTTCCCGAACATGCTGGTCAATGGCGCAGGCGGCATCGCTGTCGGCATGGCGACCAACATCCCGCCCCACAACTTGGGCGAGGTGATTGATGGCACGCTGGCCCTGATCGACAATCCCGACCTGTCGACAGAGGCGTTGATGGACATCATCCCCGCCCCCGATTTCCCCACGGGCGCGGTGATCCTCGGCCGGTCCGGCGCGCGCAAGGCATATCTGGAAGGGCGCGGCAGCGTCATCATCCGGGCCAAGACGCGGGTTGAAGAAATCCGCAAGGACCGTTTCGCCATCATCATCGACGAGGTTCCCTATCAGGTGAACAAGGCGCGGATGATTGAAATCATTGCCGAAATGGTCCGCGACAAGAAAATCGAAGGCATCTCCAACGTCGCCGATGAATCCGACCGGATCGGTGTGCGCGTGGTCATCGAACTCAAACGCGACGCAACGCCCGATGTGGTGCTGAACCAGCTTTACCGTTTCACGCCGATGCAAACCTCGTTCGGTTGCAACATGCTGGCGCTGAACGGTGGTCGCCCCGAACAACTCACCCTGCGCGATTTCCTCACGCATTTCATCACCTTCCGCGAAGAGGTCGTCGCCCGCCGCACGGCGTTCGAACTGCGCAAGGCCCGCGAACGCAGCCATATCCTCTGCGGTCTGGCCGTCGCTGTCTCGAACGTCGATGAGGTGGTCCGCACCATCCGCGCCAGCGCCGACGCCGCCGAGGCGCGCGAAAAGCTGATGACGCGCCGCTGGCCCGCCCATGACATCGCCGATTACATCCGCCTGATCGACGATCCTTCGCATACGATCAACGAAGACGGCACCTATAACCTGTCCGAGGCGCAGGCCCGCGCCATCCTTGATCTGCGCCTGCAACGCCTCACCGCGCTTGGCGTCAAGGAAGTCACGGACGAGTTGGAAGAACTGGCCGCCAAGATCAAGGATTACCTTGATATCCTGTCCTCGCGCGACCGGATCATGGGCATCATTTCCGATGAACTGCGCGAGGTTAAGGCCCTCTTCGCCGTCCCCCGCCGGACCGAAATTCAGGACTGGTCCGGCGATATGGAGGATGAAGACCTTATCGAGCGCGAGGATATGGTCGTCACCATCACCTCGGGCGGCTATATCAAGCGCACGCCGTTGGTGGAATTCCGGTCCCAGAACCGGGGCGGCAAAGGCCTTTCGTCGATGCAGACGAAAGAAGATGACGTCGTCACCACCCTGTTTGTCGCCAACACCCACACGCCGCTTTTGTTCTTCACCACCGACGGCATGGTCTACAAGATGAAGACATGGCGCCTGCCGCTGGCGGGCCGCACCGCCAAGGGCAAGGCCATCGTCAACATCCTTCCCATCGCCACCGGTGTCTCCATCGCGGCCCTGATGCCTGTCGATGTGCCGGAAGAAGAATGGGAAAACCTGCAAATCGTCTTTGCCACCTCTGATGGCGATGTGCGCCAGAACGACCTGTCCGATTTCACCAATGTCAAACGCAATGGCAAGATCGCGATGAACCTGCCTGACGGCGTGTTCCTTGTGAACGCAGCGATTGCCGATGAAAACGATGACGTGATGCTGGTCACCGCTGGCGGCCGCGCCATCCGCTTCCCCACCACAGATATCCGCGTGTTCAAATCGCGCGGGTCCACCGGGGTGCGCGGCATCCGTCTGGGTGAAAGCGATACCGTCGTCTCCATGGCCATCATCCGCCATTTCGACGCCACGCCCGAAGAACGCGAAGCCTATTTGAAACAGCGTCGCCTGATGGCCGGCGCGGTTGAAGATGAGGGCGAGGCCGATGAAGACGAAGAGACCGTTGCCGCTGGCCAGTTGTCTCCCGAACGCTATGCCGAAATGTCCGCCGCCGAAGACCTGATCCTGACGATCACCTCGGGTGGGTCGGGCAAGCTGTCCTCCTCCCATGGCTATCCGATCCGGGGCCGCGGCGGCATGGGCGTCAAGGCGATGGATGGCGCGATGCGCGGCGGCAAGCTCGTGGCATCGTTCCCGGTGGAAATGTCCGATCAGATCATGCTCGCAACCTCCACGGGCCAATCCATCCGCGTGCCGGTCGACCAGATCAGCTTCCGCTCCCGTTCGGCCGGTGGCGTAAAGGTGTTCAACGTGGGCACGGATGAAGAGGTCGTCTCCGTC
- a CDS encoding usg protein, whose translation MSLNRDRSETELMLKGYGLTTAEFYYRMPDYRNVLNTFVWQTYDLAPDYPELFRFIEFWHEQIEGPLHSVRFTHRKLISPGEWRNVVGEFRLH comes from the coding sequence ATGAGCCTGAACCGTGACCGCAGCGAGACCGAGTTGATGCTGAAGGGATATGGCCTGACGACGGCGGAATTCTACTATCGGATGCCGGATTATCGCAATGTTCTCAATACCTTCGTCTGGCAGACCTATGATCTGGCCCCGGATTACCCGGAATTGTTCCGCTTCATCGAGTTCTGGCATGAGCAGATCGAGGGGCCGCTGCATTCGGTGCGGTTCACCCATCGCAAGCTGATCAGCCCCGGCGAGTGGCGCAACGTGGTGGGCGAGTTCCGTTTGCACTGA
- a CDS encoding ornithine cyclodeaminase has protein sequence MLNLVPFVSVDRMMKLVHHIGIDRVLTDLATAIEADFLRWGQFDKTPRIASHSDVGVIELMPTSDGETYGFKYVNGHPSNMKRGLQTVTAFGLLADVETGYPVLLSEMTILTALRTAATSAMAAKWLAPRGATTMALIGNGAQAEFQALAFKAVCGITEVRLYDIDPAATLKCARNLEGRGLTVTACRTAEEAILGAQIITTVTADKTNATILTDNMIGSGVHINGVGGDCPGKTELHRDILARSSIFVEYPPQTRVEGEIQQLAPDHPVTELWQVIAGQTQGRTHATQVTLFDSVGFAIEDFSALNYIRSKLAETGLYEDLDMIADPDDPRDLFGMLLRAA, from the coding sequence ATGCTGAACCTCGTTCCCTTCGTCTCGGTCGACCGGATGATGAAACTCGTCCACCATATCGGGATCGACCGTGTGCTGACCGACCTCGCCACCGCGATCGAGGCGGATTTCCTGCGCTGGGGCCAGTTTGACAAAACCCCCCGCATCGCCTCCCATTCCGATGTGGGGGTGATCGAACTCATGCCCACCTCGGATGGCGAAACCTACGGGTTCAAATACGTCAACGGTCACCCGTCCAACATGAAGCGGGGGCTGCAAACCGTCACCGCCTTCGGCCTGCTGGCCGATGTGGAAACCGGCTATCCGGTGCTGCTTTCGGAAATGACCATCCTCACTGCCCTGCGGACTGCCGCCACCAGCGCGATGGCCGCCAAATGGCTGGCCCCGCGCGGGGCCACGACCATGGCGCTCATCGGCAACGGCGCGCAGGCCGAATTTCAGGCGCTGGCCTTCAAGGCGGTCTGCGGGATCACCGAAGTGCGCCTTTACGACATAGATCCTGCCGCCACCCTGAAATGCGCCCGCAACCTCGAAGGGCGCGGCCTCACCGTCACCGCCTGCCGCACCGCGGAAGAGGCGATCCTTGGCGCACAGATCATCACCACTGTAACCGCCGACAAGACCAACGCCACCATCCTGACCGACAACATGATAGGCTCCGGCGTCCATATCAACGGCGTCGGCGGCGATTGTCCCGGCAAGACGGAACTGCACCGCGATATCCTCGCCCGCTCGTCCATCTTCGTCGAATACCCGCCCCAGACGCGGGTAGAGGGTGAAATTCAGCAACTCGCCCCCGACCACCCGGTCACCGAACTCTGGCAGGTCATCGCAGGCCAGACACAGGGTCGCACCCATGCGACCCAAGTCACCCTGTTCGACTCTGTCGGCTTCGCGATCGAGGATTTCTCGGCCCTGAACTACATCCGCTCCAAACTGGCAGAGACAGGCCTCTACGAAGACCTCGACATGATCGCCGACCCCGACGATCCGCGCGACCTGTTCGGCATGCTCCTGCGCGCCGCCTGA
- the rocF gene encoding arginase, with translation MPNTILIGAPIDSGQRYPGCLMGPAAYRVAGLAPSLRMLGHGVEDWGDVALPDLEPVTCANPAVHSLAETLGWTQILADRVDDALSQGGLPIILGGDHSLALGTVSGAAAFAKRQDRPLFLLWLDAHSDFHTPMTTTSGNLHGTPVAYIAGRDGFDAFPPFPAPIPPQNICLYGIRSVDPAEHAALLTHDIAINDMRVLDEQGIVAPLRAFLDRVRMAGGMLHVSLDVDFLDPSIAPAVGTTVPGGTTFREAHLVMELLHESALVTSLDLVELNPFLDERGRTARLMVDLVASLMGRKVFDRPTRGHM, from the coding sequence ATGCCCAACACCATCCTCATCGGCGCACCCATCGACAGCGGCCAGCGCTACCCCGGCTGCCTGATGGGCCCCGCCGCCTATCGCGTCGCGGGCCTTGCCCCTTCCCTCCGCATGCTGGGTCACGGGGTCGAAGATTGGGGCGATGTCGCCCTCCCCGATCTGGAGCCGGTCACCTGCGCCAACCCCGCCGTTCACTCGTTGGCTGAAACGCTGGGCTGGACACAGATCCTCGCTGACCGCGTCGATGACGCGCTGTCACAGGGCGGCCTGCCCATCATCCTGGGCGGCGATCATTCCCTCGCGCTCGGCACCGTCTCCGGTGCTGCGGCCTTTGCCAAACGGCAGGACCGCCCCCTGTTCCTGCTCTGGCTCGATGCCCATTCCGATTTCCACACGCCGATGACCACCACCTCGGGCAACCTGCATGGCACACCCGTGGCCTATATCGCCGGGCGCGACGGGTTTGACGCCTTCCCCCCCTTCCCCGCCCCTATCCCGCCGCAGAACATCTGCCTTTACGGCATCCGCTCGGTGGACCCGGCCGAACATGCTGCGCTGCTCACCCATGACATCGCGATCAACGACATGCGCGTGCTGGATGAACAGGGCATCGTCGCCCCGCTGCGCGCCTTCCTCGACCGCGTCCGCATGGCGGGGGGGATGCTGCATGTCTCGCTCGACGTGGATTTCCTCGACCCCTCCATCGCCCCGGCCGTCGGCACCACGGTCCCCGGTGGCACCACCTTCCGCGAGGCGCATCTCGTGATGGAACTGCTGCACGAATCCGCCCTCGTCACCTCGCTCGACCTTGTGGAACTCAATCCCTTCCTCGATGAACGTGGCCGCACCGCGCGGTTGATGGTCGATCTCGTCGCCTCCCTCATGGGCCGCAAGGTGTTCGACCGCCCGACCAGGGGGCACATGTGA
- a CDS encoding Lrp/AsnC family transcriptional regulator, with the protein MDETDQRLVAELRRDGRAALSDLAERLGLSRATVRARMERLTARGDIAGFTVLTRGDVTPSPVRGLMMIGIEGRGGEKIMARLGGLPQVQAVHSTNGRWDVIVELGTQTLLELDETIHRIRAMEGVTVSETNLLLSTRKAGRR; encoded by the coding sequence ATGGACGAAACGGATCAGCGATTGGTGGCCGAGTTGCGGCGCGACGGGCGGGCGGCGCTGTCCGATCTGGCCGAACGGCTGGGGCTGAGCCGGGCCACGGTGCGCGCGCGGATGGAGCGGTTGACGGCGCGGGGGGATATCGCGGGGTTCACCGTTCTGACGCGGGGGGATGTGACGCCATCGCCCGTGCGCGGGCTGATGATGATCGGGATCGAGGGGCGCGGCGGCGAGAAGATCATGGCGCGGCTGGGGGGGCTGCCGCAGGTGCAGGCGGTGCATTCGACCAACGGGCGGTGGGATGTGATCGTGGAGTTGGGGACGCAGACGCTGTTGGAATTGGACGAGACGATCCACCGCATCCGGGCGATGGAAGGGGTGACGGTGTCGGAGACGAACCTGTTGTTGTCGACGCGCAAGGCGGGGCGGCGGTAG
- a CDS encoding heme lyase CcmF/NrfE family subunit has product MIVELGHFALILALAVAVIQSIVPLVGAQRRNAAWMAVGDPAAVAQFLLIGFSFAALTYAFVVSDFSLALVVGNSHTLKPMLYKISGVWGNHEGSLLLWVLILALFGACAVWFGQNLPPQLKARVLAVQGMIGVAFLLFMLLTSNPFLRLAVPPLDGQDLNPLLQDPGLAFHPPFLYLGYVGLSMSFSFAVAALIEGRVDAAWGRWVRPWTLAAWVFLTIGIALGSWWAYYELGWGGFWFWDPVENASFMPWLIAAALLHSAIVVEKRESLKAWTILLAILAFGFSLIGTFIVRSGVITSVHAFANDPERGMFILLILGVFMGGALTLFAARAGALEAKGVFGMVSRESALVANNILLAVSAFVVFFGTIWPLVAELVFDRKLSVGEPFFNAAFSPFVVGLAMILPFGAMMPWKRGDVGRAMRPLWPVLLLSVSLGALVWAMQTGRSALGPVGVILGVWVLGGALVDLWTRTGRGALSGRFSRLARLPRADWGKAVSHGGLGVTIFAVSAMLAWKTEDIRVVPVGGSYALGPYEVTLVDVREVEGPNYQSTMAEMRVTRDGADVTTLFPEKRVYPVAGMPTTEAAIDYGFLRDIYLVIGDPQDNGGWAVRSYIEPFANWLWAGCLLMALGGVLSLTDRRYRVAAGARRAPAATGVPAE; this is encoded by the coding sequence GTGATCGTAGAGCTTGGGCATTTTGCGCTGATCCTGGCGCTGGCGGTGGCGGTGATCCAGTCGATCGTGCCTCTGGTGGGGGCGCAGCGGCGCAATGCGGCCTGGATGGCGGTGGGCGATCCGGCGGCGGTGGCGCAGTTCCTGCTGATCGGCTTTTCCTTTGCCGCGCTGACCTATGCTTTTGTGGTGTCGGATTTTTCGCTGGCGCTGGTGGTGGGCAATTCGCACACGCTAAAGCCCATGCTTTACAAGATCTCGGGCGTCTGGGGGAACCATGAAGGGTCGCTTCTTCTGTGGGTGCTGATCCTGGCGCTGTTCGGGGCCTGTGCGGTGTGGTTCGGGCAGAACCTGCCGCCGCAGTTGAAGGCGCGGGTGCTGGCGGTGCAGGGGATGATCGGGGTGGCGTTCCTGCTGTTCATGCTGCTGACATCGAACCCGTTCCTGCGGCTGGCCGTGCCGCCGCTCGATGGGCAGGATTTGAACCCGCTGTTGCAGGATCCGGGTTTGGCGTTCCATCCGCCGTTCCTGTATCTTGGATATGTCGGGCTTTCGATGTCGTTCAGTTTCGCTGTTGCCGCGCTGATCGAGGGGCGGGTGGATGCGGCCTGGGGGCGCTGGGTGCGTCCCTGGACGCTGGCGGCCTGGGTGTTTTTGACCATTGGGATCGCGCTGGGGTCTTGGTGGGCCTATTATGAGCTTGGCTGGGGCGGGTTCTGGTTCTGGGACCCGGTGGAGAATGCCAGTTTCATGCCCTGGCTGATCGCGGCGGCGCTGTTGCATTCGGCCATCGTGGTGGAGAAACGGGAAAGCCTGAAGGCCTGGACGATCCTGCTGGCGATCCTTGCCTTTGGGTTTTCGCTGATCGGGACGTTCATCGTGCGGTCGGGGGTGATCACATCGGTTCATGCCTTTGCGAATGATCCGGAGCGGGGGATGTTCATCCTGCTGATCCTGGGTGTGTTCATGGGCGGCGCGCTGACACTATTCGCGGCGCGGGCGGGCGCGCTGGAGGCGAAGGGGGTGTTCGGCATGGTCAGCCGCGAAAGCGCGCTGGTAGCCAACAACATCCTGCTGGCGGTATCGGCCTTTGTGGTGTTCTTCGGCACGATCTGGCCGCTGGTGGCGGAACTGGTCTTTGACCGCAAGCTGAGCGTGGGCGAGCCGTTCTTCAACGCGGCCTTTTCACCCTTCGTCGTGGGGTTGGCGATGATCCTGCCCTTTGGCGCGATGATGCCATGGAAGCGGGGCGATGTGGGCCGCGCGATGCGGCCGCTGTGGCCGGTACTGCTGTTGTCTGTGTCGCTGGGGGCGCTTGTCTGGGCGATGCAGACGGGGCGGTCGGCACTGGGGCCGGTGGGCGTGATCCTGGGTGTCTGGGTGCTGGGTGGCGCGCTGGTTGATCTGTGGACGCGGACGGGGCGCGGGGCGCTGTCGGGGCGGTTTTCGCGGCTGGCGCGGTTGCCGCGTGCTGATTGGGGCAAGGCGGTTTCGCATGGCGGGCTGGGTGTCACGATCTTTGCCGTGTCGGCCATGCTGGCCTGGAAGACCGAGGATATCCGCGTGGTGCCGGTGGGGGGCAGCTATGCCCTTGGCCCCTATGAGGTGACGCTGGTCGACGTGCGCGAGGTGGAGGGGCCGAATTACCAATCCACCATGGCCGAGATGCGGGTGACGCGGGACGGCGCAGATGTGACGACGCTGTTCCCGGAGAAGCGCGTCTATCCAGTGGCCGGGATGCCCACGACCGAAGCAGCAATCGACTATGGCTTTTTGCGCGATATCTATCTGGTGATCGGCGATCCGCAGGACAATGGCGGCTGGGCGGTGCGGTCCTATATCGAGCCCTTTGCCAACTGGCTGTGGGCAGGGTGTCTGCTGATGGCGCTGGGCGGTGTGCTGAGCCTGACGGACCGGCGCTATCGCGTGGCGGCAGGGGCGCGGCGTGCGCCTGCGGCAACCGGGGTGCCTGCGGAATGA
- a CDS encoding cytochrome c-type biogenesis protein, whose amino-acid sequence MKPALLALALLAAPPVMAVQPDEMLADPALEARARVLSKGLRCLVCRNENIDDSDAQLARDLRILLRERLVAGDTDAEAVAFLVDRYGEYVLLNPPATGANILLWIAGPVMLLAGAGIAFATFRRRGTAVAEGLNAEEAARVAEIMKE is encoded by the coding sequence CTGAAGCCCGCGCTGCTGGCGCTGGCCTTGCTGGCCGCGCCGCCGGTGATGGCGGTGCAGCCCGATGAGATGCTGGCCGATCCGGCGCTGGAGGCACGGGCGCGGGTGCTGTCCAAGGGGTTGCGTTGTCTGGTGTGCCGCAACGAGAACATTGATGACAGCGATGCGCAACTGGCGCGCGACCTGCGCATCCTGCTGCGCGAGCGGCTGGTGGCGGGTGACACGGATGCCGAAGCGGTGGCCTTTCTGGTGGACCGCTATGGGGAATATGTGCTGCTGAACCCGCCTGCGACGGGGGCGAATATCCTGTTGTGGATCGCGGGGCCGGTGATGCTGCTGGCCGGGGCGGGGATTGCCTTTGCCACCTTCCGGCGGCGGGGAACGGCGGTGGCAGAGGGGCTGAACGCCGAAGAAGCGGCGCGGGTCGCCGAGATTATGAAAGAGTGA